A part of Crassostrea angulata isolate pt1a10 chromosome 5, ASM2561291v2, whole genome shotgun sequence genomic DNA contains:
- the LOC128183491 gene encoding quinone oxidoreductase PIG3-like isoform X1: MFHFSRFRNTSALLYLHITTTVFRCVSTMSGTMRAVNFEPGGPENLRIGSVPVPKLREKEVLLKVYATAINRADTLQRKGLYPPPPGESDILGLEAVGIVEKLGSGCVKTWKIGDRVMVLLPGGGNAEFVASREELLMPVPDNMEFNQAAAIPEVWLTAFQLLFLVGKVKKNDTVLIHAGGSGVGTAAVQLCRQFGARAIVVAGSQEKIDFAKSLGAEEGFNYKESMFEPKVLKHTDGKGVDLILDCVGGSFFSQNINSIATEGTWVVYGLMGGRTIDTGDHLGKILQKRITIVGSTLRARSIQYKESLIADFTQRALPHFSSGEFRPIIDTTLPLDSIQEAHTLMESNKTTGKIVLQVRDQVKDEL, from the exons ATGTTTCACTTTAGCCGGTTTAGGAACACTTCTGCATTGCTGTATTTACATATAACTACAACTGTCTTCAGGTGTGTCTCAACG ATGTCTGGAACAATGAGAGCTGTAAACTTTGAACCCGGTGGTCCAGAGAATCTACGGATAGGATCAGTGCCCGTTCCAAAACTCCGAGAGAAAGAAGTACTCCTGAAAGTGTATGCCACAGCAATCAACAGGGCTGATACTCTGCAG AGGAAAGGTCTTTACCCCCCACCCCCTGGGGAGTCGGACATCCTCGGACTGGAGGCCGTGGGAATAGTAGAGAAGTTAGGATCGGGATGTGTCAAGACATGGAAGATCGGGGACCGAGTTATGGTGCTGCTCCCAG GTGGGGGTAATGCTGAGTTTGTGGCAAGCAGAGAGGAGCTGTTGATGCCTGTCCCAGACAACATGGAGTTCAACCAGGCAGCAGCCATACCTGAGGTCTGGCTCACAGCATTCCAGCTTTTATTTCTTGTTG GCAAAGTGAAGAAGAATGACACGGTGCTGATACACGCCGGTGGTAGCGGGGTGGGAACCGCCGCGGTGCAGCTCTGTCGACAGTTCGGAGCCCGCGCCATTGTGGTGGCCGGATCTCAAGAGAAGATCGACTTTGCAAAATCTTTGGGGGCAGAAGAAGGCTTTAATTACAAGGAGTCAATGTTTGAGCCAAAAGTTCTGAAACACACTGATg GGAAGGGAGTAGACCTGATATTGGACTGTGTGGGAGGATCTTTCTTCAGCCAGAACATCAACTCCATAGCTACAGAGGGTACATGGGTCGTGTATGGCCTCATGG GTGGGAGGACAATAGATACAGGAGATCATTTAGGCAAAATCCTACAGAAGAGGATCACCATAGTGGGGTCCACACTGAGGGCCAGGTCAATACAG TATAAGGAATCTCTGATAGCTGATTTTACACAGCGGGCCCTGCCCCACTTCAGCAGTGGCGAGTTCCGGCCCATCATTGACACCACCCTCCCTCTGGACAGTATCCAGGAGGCCCACACCCTGATGGAGTCCAACAAGACCACTGGCAAAATCGTCCTCCAGGTCAGGGACCAGGTCAAGGACGAACTCTAG
- the LOC128183491 gene encoding quinone oxidoreductase PIG3-like isoform X3 has translation MSGTMRAVNFEPGGPENLRIGSVPVPKLREKEVLLKVYATAINRADTLQRKGLYPPPPGESDILGLEAVGIVEKLGSGCVKTWKIGDRVMVLLPGGGNAEFVASREELLMPVPDNMEFNQAAAIPEVWLTAFQLLFLVGKVKKNDTVLIHAGGSGVGTAAVQLCRQFGARAIVVAGSQEKIDFAKSLGAEEGFNYKESMFEPKVLKHTDGKGVDLILDCVGGSFFSQNINSIATEGTWVVYGLMGGRTIDTGDHLGKILQKRITIVGSTLRARSIQYKESLIADFTQRALPHFSSGEFRPIIDTTLPLDSIQEAHTLMESNKTTGKIVLQVRDQVKDEL, from the exons ATGTCTGGAACAATGAGAGCTGTAAACTTTGAACCCGGTGGTCCAGAGAATCTACGGATAGGATCAGTGCCCGTTCCAAAACTCCGAGAGAAAGAAGTACTCCTGAAAGTGTATGCCACAGCAATCAACAGGGCTGATACTCTGCAG AGGAAAGGTCTTTACCCCCCACCCCCTGGGGAGTCGGACATCCTCGGACTGGAGGCCGTGGGAATAGTAGAGAAGTTAGGATCGGGATGTGTCAAGACATGGAAGATCGGGGACCGAGTTATGGTGCTGCTCCCAG GTGGGGGTAATGCTGAGTTTGTGGCAAGCAGAGAGGAGCTGTTGATGCCTGTCCCAGACAACATGGAGTTCAACCAGGCAGCAGCCATACCTGAGGTCTGGCTCACAGCATTCCAGCTTTTATTTCTTGTTG GCAAAGTGAAGAAGAATGACACGGTGCTGATACACGCCGGTGGTAGCGGGGTGGGAACCGCCGCGGTGCAGCTCTGTCGACAGTTCGGAGCCCGCGCCATTGTGGTGGCCGGATCTCAAGAGAAGATCGACTTTGCAAAATCTTTGGGGGCAGAAGAAGGCTTTAATTACAAGGAGTCAATGTTTGAGCCAAAAGTTCTGAAACACACTGATg GGAAGGGAGTAGACCTGATATTGGACTGTGTGGGAGGATCTTTCTTCAGCCAGAACATCAACTCCATAGCTACAGAGGGTACATGGGTCGTGTATGGCCTCATGG GTGGGAGGACAATAGATACAGGAGATCATTTAGGCAAAATCCTACAGAAGAGGATCACCATAGTGGGGTCCACACTGAGGGCCAGGTCAATACAG TATAAGGAATCTCTGATAGCTGATTTTACACAGCGGGCCCTGCCCCACTTCAGCAGTGGCGAGTTCCGGCCCATCATTGACACCACCCTCCCTCTGGACAGTATCCAGGAGGCCCACACCCTGATGGAGTCCAACAAGACCACTGGCAAAATCGTCCTCCAGGTCAGGGACCAGGTCAAGGACGAACTCTAG
- the LOC128183491 gene encoding quinone oxidoreductase PIG3-like isoform X2, whose protein sequence is MYSKSPIVHMSGTMRAVNFEPGGPENLRIGSVPVPKLREKEVLLKVYATAINRADTLQRKGLYPPPPGESDILGLEAVGIVEKLGSGCVKTWKIGDRVMVLLPGGGNAEFVASREELLMPVPDNMEFNQAAAIPEVWLTAFQLLFLVGKVKKNDTVLIHAGGSGVGTAAVQLCRQFGARAIVVAGSQEKIDFAKSLGAEEGFNYKESMFEPKVLKHTDGKGVDLILDCVGGSFFSQNINSIATEGTWVVYGLMGGRTIDTGDHLGKILQKRITIVGSTLRARSIQYKESLIADFTQRALPHFSSGEFRPIIDTTLPLDSIQEAHTLMESNKTTGKIVLQVRDQVKDEL, encoded by the exons atGTATTCAAAATCAcccattgtacat ATGTCTGGAACAATGAGAGCTGTAAACTTTGAACCCGGTGGTCCAGAGAATCTACGGATAGGATCAGTGCCCGTTCCAAAACTCCGAGAGAAAGAAGTACTCCTGAAAGTGTATGCCACAGCAATCAACAGGGCTGATACTCTGCAG AGGAAAGGTCTTTACCCCCCACCCCCTGGGGAGTCGGACATCCTCGGACTGGAGGCCGTGGGAATAGTAGAGAAGTTAGGATCGGGATGTGTCAAGACATGGAAGATCGGGGACCGAGTTATGGTGCTGCTCCCAG GTGGGGGTAATGCTGAGTTTGTGGCAAGCAGAGAGGAGCTGTTGATGCCTGTCCCAGACAACATGGAGTTCAACCAGGCAGCAGCCATACCTGAGGTCTGGCTCACAGCATTCCAGCTTTTATTTCTTGTTG GCAAAGTGAAGAAGAATGACACGGTGCTGATACACGCCGGTGGTAGCGGGGTGGGAACCGCCGCGGTGCAGCTCTGTCGACAGTTCGGAGCCCGCGCCATTGTGGTGGCCGGATCTCAAGAGAAGATCGACTTTGCAAAATCTTTGGGGGCAGAAGAAGGCTTTAATTACAAGGAGTCAATGTTTGAGCCAAAAGTTCTGAAACACACTGATg GGAAGGGAGTAGACCTGATATTGGACTGTGTGGGAGGATCTTTCTTCAGCCAGAACATCAACTCCATAGCTACAGAGGGTACATGGGTCGTGTATGGCCTCATGG GTGGGAGGACAATAGATACAGGAGATCATTTAGGCAAAATCCTACAGAAGAGGATCACCATAGTGGGGTCCACACTGAGGGCCAGGTCAATACAG TATAAGGAATCTCTGATAGCTGATTTTACACAGCGGGCCCTGCCCCACTTCAGCAGTGGCGAGTTCCGGCCCATCATTGACACCACCCTCCCTCTGGACAGTATCCAGGAGGCCCACACCCTGATGGAGTCCAACAAGACCACTGGCAAAATCGTCCTCCAGGTCAGGGACCAGGTCAAGGACGAACTCTAG